A single genomic interval of Mustelus asterias chromosome 25, sMusAst1.hap1.1, whole genome shotgun sequence harbors:
- the tmdd1 gene encoding si:ch211-226m16.3 protein produces the protein MNRIAELLTSVECEDLHSRLTQPEKDFMKEIDKMSEENDNLFKTRKRREIIGINDCNEILIKWLKEEGESMYWDRLSRALRQVGRDDVDKELRKNMNQDKTLEVNKNVVEFGKTLEHADSSLILTDNEIKIEEKDRDKRSDFLEINWDELELIVEMEKLPPYPRKLTEGFRTVLWGVFFGFVGSTFLGAMSLYFIIKITEKDCMEIMRRSSVLHRIKRRRKPVRCLVYSSDDEGSHMDKPSNQFQHYFPSFRATNHVREKSKSSKATK, from the exons ATGAATCGAATAGCAGAACTGCTCACCTCTGTTGAATGTGAGGACCTCCACTCAAGGCTCACTCAACCTGAGAAAGACTTTATGAAGGAGATTGACAAAATGTCGGAGGAAAATGACAATTTATTCAAGACCAGGAAACGCAGAGAAATCA TTGGTATCAACGACTGTAATGAAATTCTGATTAAGTggttgaaggaagaaggtgagagTATGTACTGGGATCGATTGTCTCGTGCACTCAGGCAGGTTGGCCGGGATGATGTCGATAAAG AACTGCGGAAGAACATGAACCAGGACAAGACTTTGGAAGTGAATAAGAATGTTGTAGAATTCGGTAAAACATTAGAACATGCCGACTCCTCCCTAATTTTGACTGATAATGAGATTAAAATTGAAGAAAAAGACCGAGACAAGCGTAGTGATT ttctggaaATTAACTGGGATGAGCTGGAACTAATTGTTGAAATGGAGAAACTCCCACCTTATCCTAGGAAACTGACTGAAGGATTCAGGACAGTTCTTTGGGGGGTGTTCTTTGGATTTGTTGGCTCCACCTTCTTGGGTGCCATGAGTCTGTATTTTATCATTAAAATAACGGAGAAAGACTGCATGGAGATAATGCGTCGATCCAGTGTGCTTCACCGCATCAAACGTCGAAGAAAGCCAGTGCGGTGTTTGGTCTACTCTTCAGATGATGAAGGTTCACACATGGACAAACCATCTAACCAGTTCCAGCACTATTTCCCTTCCTTTCGTGCAACAAATCATGTACGAGAAAAGTCAAAATCAAGCAAGGCCACAAAATGA
- the ora2 gene encoding olfactory receptor class A related 2 gives MEGRSIVKGTLYLLLTVIGIPGNLTIITSFIHIAFCDHKLLPADTIVSNLASVNLLVVLVRCIPETTAAFGLKQLFDDYGCKIVIFIYRTSRSLSIWLTFLLSGFQCITLAPVTSTWSTVKRQAAKYLSAILAFLWALNMSLSTPAILFSISSENNSAGNKHAVNLEYCFVRFPSRTVKLANGALQTSRDVIPIVLMVLASAYILLVLYRHKQQVKGIRSSSKNQGSTIETRAAKAVVTLVILYVLFFGVDSILWIYTLTVAKTMQTSLISDLRVFFSSLYASVSPIVIITSNRKVHNKLKCMKAKPELSETVP, from the coding sequence atggaaggaaggagtATTGTGAAAGGTACACTCTACCTTCTCTTAACAGTGATTGGAATCCCAGGTAATCTAACTATCATCACATCATTCATCCACATTGCCTTCTGTGACCACAAACTCCTCCCGGCAGATACAATAGTGTCCAACTTAGCCAGTGTGAATTTACTGGTGGTCTTGGTAAGATGCATCCCAGAAACCACAGCAGCATTCGGGCTAAAGCAACTGTTTGATGATTATGGGTGCAAAATTGTAATTTTCATTTACAGAACCAGCAGGTCTTTGTCCATCTGGCTGACTTTTCTACTAAGTGGTTTTCAATGTATCACTTTGGCACCAGTCACTTCAACTTGGTCCACTGTCAAACGACAAGCAGCAAAATACCTGAGCGCTATTCTTGCCTTCCTGTGGGCACTGAATATGTCCTTAAGTACTCCAGCTATATTATTTTCCATTTCCTCAGAAAATAACTCGGCTGGCAATAAACATGCTGTGAATCTTGAGTACTGCTTTGTGAGGTTCCCATCACGGACAGTGAAGCTGGCTAATGGTGCACTGCAGACCTCCAGAGATGTCATACCCATTGTCCTTATGGTACTAGCAAGTGCTTACATTTTGCTAGTTCTGTACAGACACAAGCAGCAAGTAAAAGGGATTCGGAGCTCGAGCAAAAACCAGGGATCCACAATTGAGACgagagcagccaaagcagtggtcaCCTTGGTTATTCTATATGTACTTTTCTTTGGAGTTGACAGCATTCTGTGGATTTATACTCTGACTGTCGCTAAAACGATGCAGACCTCACTCATCTCAGATCTTCGAGTCTTCTTTTCCTCACTCTATGCATCAGTCAGTCCTATTGTTATAATTACTTCCAACAGAAAAGTCCATAACAAATTAAAATGTATGAAGGCAAAACCAGAATTGTCAGAAACTGTTCCTTGA